GAAAGCCAAAGCCAAGGCGAAACCGACAGTGAAAAGACGTCAAAGCCGAAGGCGCGACCGAAGCGTCGCAAGTAATTCTCTTTATTCGGAAGAAATGGTTACTGAGCCGCTAACCCCTCTCCGCCTGCGGCGGGAGAGGGCAGGGGTGAGGGCGTCTTTACGGCAGCTTCTCTCCAACCACCGTTTTGAGCTTATTTCCCTTGATGAATCTCGTATTTGAATCGGTGCGATTGATGATACCAAGTACGTCAATCGAAACCGGCGTAGGATACTTCTGTGCAAACTGATCTAACGTCATCGCCTCATTGAGCGTAACAATCTTCAATTTCCAAGGCTGTACAGCCAATGCCTTGGCGTCGGTCAATTTGGCGAAGCTCTTTGTCGAGTTGGTTGCCGCCTGCTCGTTCGCACTCCATCCGGCCGCGGTGCCGTACGCGAGGATCTGGAATATCTTGCTGTCATAACTGTAAAAGTACGCTACACCGCGTAGTTCTCCACTCTCAGTCGCAACACTGAACTTGCCCCAAGATGCCGGAATTCCATTTACGTTTGCTGATTGACGGCCGGTTGCGACGACGCCCTGTTGGCTGAAGAATCCGTTGGCTGCTTCGGTGTGCGAACTTCCTTCGGCAAGAGTCAGCTGTATCATCGCATCTTGATTGGCACTAATTCCAACAACACCCTGGACCTGATTCGCGGTGCGCCAGCCTTGCGGAAATTCATAGCGAAACTTGAAATCAGGATGCAGGAAGAGGCTTTCCTTGAAATAACCATGTCGCGGATTATCGCCGAACACGATTCCGTCAATCATCTCAAGGTATTTCTCTCGATTGACTTCGCTTCCCGATGCGATGGACATTGTATCAAGTTGCCCGAGAATGTTCTGCGCACGGTTCCCCGGGTTCGGATGAGTTGACAACCATTCAGGTACATCGCTTCCGCCGGCAGCCTGCGTCACACCATCAAGCATTTCCATTACACCGACCAGCTCACGCGGATCCTTGTTTATGCGGCGCATATACCTGAGGCCAAGTGCATCGGCCTCAGTTTCGTCATCACGACCGAACTTCAGAAACAAGAGTCCCAGCCCTTGGCTGGCTGCGTTAGCATATCGCTGCAATCGCGGTTCCAGCAGTGTCGAAACACCGAGACCAAGTTGAGTAATCTGCGCAGTGCTCATCTGCGTCACTAGCAGCCATTTTCAATCCAAGGTCGCTGACATACTTTTGTAGTGCATCATTGGGATAGAGCCCCATCTGTGCTGAGATCTGTTTATCAGCATCCCGGACAATTGCAATTTCTTGCGACTCACTAATCAGGTTGAATTGCCGCTTGCCGGTCGCAGCGTTAGTGGCACAACCGTTGATCATGACTGCAGCGCTTGCCAACAACGCGAGTAGCAGAATCACTAATCTGCATTTCTGGACAGTGCGCATATTCATCGAATAGTCTTTCAAATTCAAAACACTCATATCTCCACCACCATGTTTAGTGTAACAGTTTTCGACCCTACAGATTATACGCACCCAACTGCCAAACAACAAGAGCACTCGCCCTAATACTATTTGCCTGTTTCCGCACCTCGGTAGGAGCAGGGCTGATATGCGGTGCGTCAAAAGGCTGGCGGTGGTATCCGAAGGACAAATCCGGGGATGAGAGTGTTCACAAGTGTATAAATAATCAATCCGCCGAAGATTGCCCCGCTAACTTCAAACTTGTCGCGCAAGATTCCGGCAATAACCAGCGTGAAAACCAGCGTCGGTATCATCGCGACACCGATTCGCACTCCTCCTGCGATAGATTCCTTGAGCGCTATCTTGCGATGCAATCCAATCCACAACAGCCGGACCGGTACCATAACGACAAGAAAACCGGCACCGGTGATCAAAGCGTTCATCGAGAAATCATCTCGACAAGGTGCAAACCGGCATTGAAGAAATAAAATGGCACGAACACCGAGGCAAACAACTCTACTGCATGCAACATCTGCTCCGATGCCATCGCCGGCAGCTCCTCACGAAATCTTTGAGCCGCTACTCCAGCTACGAAGGCGCCAACAAGATAGTAAACTCCCAACTCGCGAGTCACAAATGCGCAAACTACTGCCAACATCAGCAGGAAAGCAAACTCAGATCGAGGTGCATACGGCAACAGCACCTTGCGAAGAATTTCAATAGCAGTGGCAGAATTGCGATCAGTAGAA
This bacterium DNA region includes the following protein-coding sequences:
- a CDS encoding M48 family metalloprotease — translated: MSTAQITQLGLGVSTLLEPRLQRYANAASQGLGLLFLKFGRDDETEADALGLRYMRRINKDPRELVGVMEMLDGVTQAAGGSDVPEWLSTHPNPGNRAQNILGQLDTMSIASGSEVNREKYLEMIDGIVFGDNPRHGYFKESLFLHPDFKFRYEFPQGWRTANQVQGVVGISANQDAMIQLTLAEGSSHTEAANGFFSQQGVVATGRQSANVNGIPASWGKFSVATESGELRGVAYFYSYDSKIFQILAYGTAAGWSANEQAATNSTKSFAKLTDAKALAVQPWKLKIVTLNEAMTLDQFAQKYPTPVSIDVLGIINRTDSNTRFIKGNKLKTVVGEKLP